The Lachnospiraceae bacterium oral taxon 500 genome window below encodes:
- a CDS encoding conjugal transfer protein, translating to MKFINHNNNKKQLPKEKKPRIHKINPRRKIVIALWILLAVSFSFAVFKHFTAIDTHTIHETKVIEKEYMDTHNIENFVEKFSKVYYTWEQNSTSIDNRTKALKNYLTEELQALNNDTVRKDIPVSSSLQNFQIWSVKNTGNHTFDMTYSVEQLITEGESKKNVQSAYSVSVYVDSAGNMVIIKNPTITSIPSKSSYQPKIIENDGTVDSVTANEINDFLTTFFKLYPTATQKELSYYVTDGILKPVGKEYVFQELVNPIYNRKENQVTVSLSVKYLDPQTKATQVSQFSLTLEKNDGNWKIVK from the coding sequence ATGAAATTCATCAATCATAACAACAATAAAAAACAGCTTCCAAAAGAGAAGAAACCCCGTATTCATAAGATAAATCCTCGAAGAAAGATAGTGATTGCCCTGTGGATACTCTTAGCAGTCAGCTTCAGCTTTGCGGTATTTAAGCATTTTACGGCAATAGATACCCATACCATTCATGAAACGAAGGTCATCGAAAAAGAATATATGGATACGCATAATATAGAAAATTTTGTAGAGAAATTTTCGAAAGTCTATTACACATGGGAGCAAAACAGCACCTCGATTGACAACCGAACCAAAGCACTGAAAAACTATCTGACAGAGGAGCTTCAAGCTCTTAATAACGACACGGTACGAAAGGATATACCGGTGTCCTCCTCGCTTCAAAACTTTCAGATATGGAGCGTCAAAAATACTGGGAATCACACCTTTGATATGACCTACAGTGTAGAACAGCTTATTACAGAGGGAGAAAGCAAGAAAAACGTGCAGTCTGCTTATTCTGTCAGTGTCTATGTGGACAGTGCCGGAAACATGGTCATCATTAAGAATCCGACCATTACAAGCATACCGTCAAAGTCTTCCTATCAGCCTAAGATAATAGAAAATGACGGCACGGTGGATTCTGTTACTGCAAATGAAATCAATGACTTTTTAACCACCTTCTTCAAGCTCTACCCGACTGCCACGCAAAAGGAACTGTCCTACTATGTGACAGATGGAATCCTAAAACCGGTTGGAAAAGAGTATGTTTTTCAGGAGCTGGTCAATCCGATTTATAATCGTAAAGAAAATCAGGTTACAGTGTCTTTATCGGTTAAATATCTTGACCCACAGACCAAAGCAACGCAGGTATCACAGTTCAGTCTGACACTTGAAAAGAATGATGGGAATTGGAAGATTGTGAAGTAA
- a CDS encoding TetR/AcrR family transcriptional regulator has product MVTKNFEKISDEKKEQIITKGIEIFSKFSFVEARTDLITHEAGISKGLLFYYFGNKKNFYLYLFKHTVDLLTQDLEYEGTYDNFYEIIFYMMDMKYNLITKYPNETKFLNMVSKETHKEVSKDIRNILSIYHKKSKEKSSKIILSAVKKLKLRQDIDTQKIIESLSLYIDAIVMKYLHLYQDKPMELFDNFHEFKKDVKEYLDLMIYGIVIE; this is encoded by the coding sequence ATGGTTACTAAGAATTTTGAAAAAATTTCAGATGAAAAAAAGGAGCAAATAATAACCAAGGGAATTGAAATTTTCTCAAAGTTTTCCTTTGTAGAAGCACGGACTGATTTAATCACTCATGAAGCTGGTATTTCTAAAGGTTTATTATTTTATTATTTTGGCAATAAAAAGAATTTTTACTTATACCTGTTTAAACATACAGTCGACCTATTGACACAAGATTTAGAATACGAAGGAACTTATGATAATTTTTATGAAATAATTTTTTATATGATGGATATGAAATATAATTTAATCACAAAATATCCAAATGAAACAAAATTTTTAAATATGGTTTCAAAGGAAACACACAAAGAAGTTAGTAAAGATATTAGAAATATTTTAAGCATATATCATAAAAAATCAAAAGAAAAATCAAGTAAGATTATTTTAAGTGCTGTTAAAAAATTGAAACTAAGACAAGACATAGATACTCAAAAAATTATAGAGAGTTTAAGTTTGTATATTGATGCAATTGTAATGAAATATCTACATTTGTATCAAGACAAGCCAATGGAGTTATTTGATAATTTTCATGAATTTAAAAAAGATGTTAAAGAATATCTTGATTTAATGATTTACGGAATTGTTATCGAGTAA
- a CDS encoding antirestriction protein ArdA, with the protein MDDMQVYIANLGKYNEGELVGAWFKLPVDFEEVKEKIGLNDEYEEYAIHDYELPFDIDEYTSLAELNHLYELVCDLPEELQSELSALLTHFPSIEELSEHQDDIILHSGCDDMADVARYYIEETGMLGEVPASLQNYIDYESFGRDLELSGTFIHASRGIFEIIY; encoded by the coding sequence ATGGACGATATGCAGGTATATATTGCCAACCTCGGCAAATATAACGAGGGGGAACTCGTGGGAGCTTGGTTTAAGCTCCCCGTAGATTTTGAAGAAGTCAAAGAAAAAATCGGCTTGAATGATGAGTATGAGGAATACGCCATTCATGATTACGAGCTGCCCTTTGACATTGACGAATACACCTCCCTTGCAGAACTGAACCATCTTTATGAGCTGGTATGTGATCTGCCCGAAGAATTACAGTCAGAGCTTTCCGCCTTGCTTACGCACTTTCCCAGCATTGAAGAATTAAGCGAACATCAGGACGATATTATTCTGCATTCCGGCTGTGATGATATGGCAGATGTGGCACGCTACTACATTGAGGAAACGGGTATGCTTGGTGAAGTTCCGGCAAGTCTGCAAAACTATATTGATTATGAATCCTTTGGGCGTGACTTAGAGCTTTCAGGAACTTTTATCCATGCAAGCCGTGGGATTTTTGAAATTATCTACTGA
- a CDS encoding ATP/GTP-binding protein → MKYPIKYIENNLVWNNDGECFAYYELLPYNYSFLSPEQKLQVHDSFRQLIAQNRNGKIHALQISTESSIRSIQENSKKGIVGKLKEVAEKRIDEQTEALISMIGENQVDYRFYIGFKLLFGEQDVSVREFTKEAKNAALDFIYDVNHKLMGDFVSMSNDEILRYSKMEKLLSNKISRRFKIRPLNKDDFGYLIEHIYGQTGTAYEDYTYHLSKKKTDGETLVKYYDLIKPTRCLIEEKQRYLKLEQEDRTVYVAYFTINSVVGELDFPSSEIFYYQQQQFTFPIDTSMNVEIVANKKALGTVRNKKKELKDLDNHAWQNDNETSTNVADALESVSELESSLDQSKESMYKLSYVVRVSANDMDELKRRCDEVKDFYDDLSVKLVRPFGDMLGLQGEFLPASKRYMNDYIQYVTSDFLAGLGFGATQMLGEKDGIYVGYNLDTGRNVYLKPALASQGVKGSVTNALASAFVGSLGGGKSFANNLIVYYAVLFGAQALIVDPKAERGSWKETLPEIAHEINIVNLTSEKKNMGLLDPYVIMKNPKDSESLAIDILTFLTGISSRDSDRFPVLRKAIRAVTNSEVRGLLKVIEELRIEGTDTATSIAEHIESFTDYDFAHLLFSDGEVKQSISLEKQLNIIQVADLVLPDKETDFEEYTTMELLSVAMLIVISTFALDFIHTDRSIFKIVDLDEAWSFLQVAQGKTLSMKLVRAGRAMNAGVYFVTQNTDDLLDEKLKNNLGLKFAFRSTDINEIKKTLAFFGVDPEDEYNQKRLRNLENGQCLISDLYGRVGVIQFHPVFEELLHAFDTRPPVRIEV, encoded by the coding sequence ATGAAATATCCCATTAAATATATTGAAAACAATCTGGTCTGGAACAATGACGGGGAATGCTTTGCCTACTATGAACTTCTTCCCTATAACTATTCTTTTCTAAGCCCTGAGCAAAAATTACAGGTGCATGATTCTTTCAGACAGCTTATCGCACAAAACCGTAACGGGAAAATTCATGCTCTGCAAATCAGTACGGAATCCAGCATACGTTCCATTCAGGAAAATTCCAAAAAGGGAATCGTCGGGAAATTAAAAGAAGTTGCCGAAAAAAGAATTGATGAGCAGACAGAGGCTTTGATTTCCATGATTGGAGAAAATCAGGTCGATTACCGCTTTTATATCGGCTTTAAGCTCCTTTTTGGCGAACAGGATGTATCCGTCAGGGAATTTACAAAAGAAGCCAAAAATGCGGCTTTGGATTTTATCTATGATGTCAACCATAAGCTGATGGGCGATTTTGTCAGCATGAGCAATGATGAGATTTTACGCTATTCAAAGATGGAAAAGCTGCTCTCGAACAAGATTTCAAGAAGATTTAAAATCCGACCATTAAATAAAGATGATTTCGGTTATCTCATTGAACACATCTATGGACAGACCGGCACAGCCTATGAAGATTATACCTACCATCTTTCAAAGAAAAAGACGGATGGAGAAACACTGGTAAAATACTATGACCTGATTAAGCCGACCCGTTGCCTGATTGAAGAAAAGCAGCGATATTTGAAACTGGAACAGGAAGATAGAACCGTGTACGTTGCTTACTTTACGATTAACAGCGTTGTCGGAGAACTGGATTTCCCATCAAGTGAAATTTTCTACTATCAGCAACAGCAATTCACGTTTCCGATTGATACATCCATGAATGTAGAAATTGTAGCCAATAAAAAGGCTTTGGGGACAGTCAGAAATAAGAAAAAGGAACTGAAAGATTTGGATAACCACGCTTGGCAGAATGACAATGAAACCAGCACCAATGTCGCCGACGCTTTAGAAAGTGTCAGTGAGCTGGAAAGCAGTTTAGACCAGAGCAAGGAATCCATGTATAAGCTCTCCTATGTAGTGCGTGTATCCGCTAATGATATGGATGAGCTGAAACGACGTTGTGATGAGGTGAAGGATTTTTACGATGATTTAAGCGTAAAGCTGGTGCGACCGTTTGGCGACATGTTGGGCTTGCAGGGAGAATTTCTGCCAGCCAGCAAACGCTATATGAATGACTATATCCAGTATGTGACTTCGGATTTTCTTGCCGGACTTGGCTTTGGGGCAACACAAATGCTTGGGGAAAAAGACGGAATCTATGTCGGTTACAATCTGGATACGGGAAGAAATGTTTATCTGAAACCGGCTCTTGCTTCACAGGGAGTAAAAGGCTCTGTGACGAATGCCTTGGCTTCCGCTTTTGTCGGCTCTCTTGGCGGTGGAAAATCCTTTGCCAATAATCTGATTGTCTATTATGCGGTGCTTTTCGGGGCACAGGCTCTTATTGTTGACCCGAAAGCGGAACGTGGAAGTTGGAAAGAAACCCTGCCTGAAATCGCTCATGAAATAAATATTGTCAATCTGACCTCTGAAAAGAAAAACATGGGATTACTTGACCCTTATGTAATTATGAAAAATCCAAAGGATTCAGAATCTCTTGCGATTGATATATTGACCTTTTTGACAGGGATTTCTTCCCGTGATTCCGACCGTTTCCCCGTCCTTAGAAAAGCCATTCGTGCCGTAACAAACAGTGAAGTAAGGGGCTTATTAAAGGTTATTGAAGAATTGAGAATTGAGGGAACGGATACCGCCACAAGCATTGCAGAGCATATTGAAAGTTTTACCGACTATGATTTTGCTCATCTTCTCTTTAGTGACGGTGAGGTAAAACAGTCCATCAGCTTGGAAAAACAGCTAAACATCATACAGGTTGCCGATTTGGTGCTTCCGGACAAGGAAACCGATTTTGAAGAATATACTACTATGGAACTGCTGTCTGTGGCAATGCTCATTGTTATCAGCACCTTTGCATTGGATTTTATCCATACGGACAGAAGCATTTTCAAGATTGTGGACTTGGACGAAGCATGGAGCTTTTTACAGGTGGCGCAGGGCAAGACCCTATCCATGAAATTAGTGCGTGCCGGTCGTGCCATGAATGCCGGTGTCTATTTCGTGACACAAAATACGGACGACCTCTTAGATGAAAAGCTCAAAAATAATCTGGGGCTGAAATTTGCTTTCCGCTCCACGGACATCAATGAGATAAAAAAGACTTTGGCGTTCTTTGGGGTTGACCCCGAAGATGAGTACAACCAAAAGCGTCTGCGTAACTTGGAAAACGGGCAGTGTCTAATCAGTGATTTATATGGGCGTGTCGGCGTGATACAGTTTCACCCTGTGTTTGAGGAACTGCTCCATGCCTTTGATACCAGACCGCCGGTAAGAATTGAGGTGTAA
- a CDS encoding peptidase P60, translating into MKLKHLLIGFSCFFVVVFSLLLFITILSSDEQDGGFGNSQFGGATVSMEVLAHKPMVEKYAKEYGVSEYVNVLLAIMQVESGGTAKDVMQSSESLGLPPNSLDTESSIKQGVKYFSELLAGSKRLEVDFDCVIQSYNYGGGFLDYVARHGKKYSFELAQSFAKEHSGGVKVDYPNSIAISMNGGWRYSYGNMFYVALVKQYLVTSQFDDETAQAIMNEALKYEGWKYVFGGSSPTTSFDCSGLVQWCYGKAGISLPRTAQAQYDATQHISLSEAKAGDLIFFHSTYNSGTYITHVGIYVGNNRMYHAGDPIGYTDLTSSYWQQHLAGAGRIKR; encoded by the coding sequence ATGAAATTAAAACATCTTCTCATCGGCTTTTCCTGTTTTTTCGTAGTTGTATTCTCGCTACTTTTGTTTATCACAATTTTATCTTCTGATGAACAGGATGGCGGATTTGGGAACAGTCAATTTGGCGGTGCGACCGTTTCCATGGAGGTTCTGGCACACAAGCCTATGGTAGAAAAATACGCCAAGGAATATGGTGTGAGTGAATATGTAAATGTATTGCTTGCCATCATGCAGGTGGAATCCGGCGGTACGGCAAAAGATGTCATGCAGTCTTCGGAATCGCTGGGGCTTCCTCCGAACTCATTGGATACGGAAAGCTCTATCAAACAGGGCGTAAAGTATTTCAGTGAGCTTCTGGCAGGCAGTAAGCGTCTGGAAGTAGATTTCGATTGTGTCATACAGTCCTATAACTATGGCGGTGGATTTTTAGATTATGTCGCCCGTCATGGCAAAAAATACAGCTTTGAACTGGCGCAGAGCTTTGCAAAGGAGCATTCCGGCGGTGTAAAGGTGGACTACCCCAACTCTATTGCCATCTCTATGAACGGGGGCTGGCGATACAGCTATGGAAATATGTTTTATGTAGCTCTGGTTAAACAGTATCTTGTGACATCGCAGTTTGATGATGAAACCGCACAGGCAATTATGAATGAAGCGCTTAAATATGAGGGCTGGAAATATGTATTTGGCGGTTCTTCTCCCACTACCTCTTTTGACTGTTCGGGACTGGTGCAGTGGTGCTATGGGAAAGCCGGTATCTCTTTGCCAAGAACCGCACAGGCACAGTATGACGCTACCCAACACATCTCTCTATCCGAAGCCAAGGCTGGAGATTTGATATTCTTCCATTCTACTTACAATTCCGGAACATACATTACCCATGTCGGAATCTATGTCGGCAATAACCGTATGTACCATGCAGGCGACCCGATCGGTTATACCGACTTGACAAGCTCCTACTGGCAGCAGCATTTGGCAGGAGCAGGACGAATCAAACGATAA
- a CDS encoding site-specific integrase, with protein sequence MSEKRRDRKGRILRTGESQRKDGRYLYKYIDSFGETRFIYSWKLVSTDRVPAGKRDCIALREKIAEIQKDVQDGIDVIGKKMTLCQLYAKQNAQRPNVKANTKTGRKYLMEILKNDKLGARSIDSIKPSDAKEWAIRMSENGFAYSTINNYKRSLRASFYIAIQDDYVRKNPFDFQLNTVIDDDTVPKTILTLEQEARLLDFAKSDTVYHKNYDEILILLKTGLRISELCGMTVTDLDFENHLILVNHQLLRNTELGYYIETPKTKSSERQVPMVEVTCQALKRVLAVQNQNECVEIDGYSNFLFLNRNGYPKTACDFNSILRNLIKKYNKCHEEKLPHITPHTLRHTFCTNCANAGMNPKALQYIMGHANITMTLNYYAHATCNSAMEEMKRLEKEQQARCLVL encoded by the coding sequence ATGTCAGAAAAAAGACGTGACCGTAAAGGTCGGATTTTGAGGACTGGAGAGAGCCAGAGAAAAGACGGAAGATACTTATACAAATATATAGATTCATTCGGAGAAACACGGTTTATCTACTCATGGAAGCTGGTATCTACGGACAGAGTACCGGCAGGCAAGCGGGATTGTATCGCACTGCGTGAAAAAATTGCAGAGATACAAAAAGATGTTCAAGATGGGATTGATGTTATCGGCAAGAAGATGACACTTTGCCAGCTTTACGCCAAGCAAAATGCTCAGCGTCCTAATGTAAAAGCAAACACAAAGACCGGACGTAAATATCTGATGGAAATTTTGAAGAACGATAAGCTGGGCGCAAGAAGCATAGACAGCATTAAACCGTCTGACGCTAAGGAATGGGCTATTAGAATGAGTGAAAACGGATTTGCCTATTCCACCATCAATAACTATAAGCGGTCACTGCGAGCTTCCTTTTACATTGCGATACAGGATGATTATGTAAGAAAGAATCCATTTGATTTTCAGCTTAATACCGTTATTGATGATGATACCGTTCCTAAAACGATATTGACACTGGAACAGGAAGCAAGACTGCTTGATTTCGCAAAGTCTGATACGGTCTATCACAAGAATTATGACGAAATTCTGATACTGTTAAAAACCGGACTTCGTATTTCAGAGCTATGCGGTATGACTGTTACAGATTTGGATTTTGAAAATCATCTTATCTTGGTTAATCATCAGCTACTAAGAAACACTGAGCTTGGGTATTACATTGAAACACCTAAAACCAAAAGCAGTGAGCGGCAAGTACCAATGGTTGAAGTTACATGTCAGGCATTGAAAAGAGTATTGGCAGTGCAAAACCAAAACGAATGTGTTGAGATTGATGGATATAGCAACTTTCTTTTTCTCAACAGAAATGGCTATCCTAAAACGGCATGTGATTTTAACAGCATACTAAGAAACCTCATTAAAAAGTACAACAAATGCCATGAGGAAAAATTGCCACATATCACACCGCATACACTTAGGCATACATTCTGCACCAACTGTGCCAATGCCGGTATGAATCCCAAAGCCCTGCAATATATTATGGGACACGCAAACATAACCATGACACTGAACTATTATGCACATGCGACCTGTAATTCGGCTATGGAGGAAATGAAACGCTTGGAAAAAGAACAACAAGCAAGATGTTTAGTCCTTTAA
- a CDS encoding helix-turn-helix domain-containing protein, whose product MNQAYVPIWERYTLTIEEAAKYFRIGENKLRRLAEENKNAGWLIMNGNRIQIKRKQFEKVIDTLDVI is encoded by the coding sequence ATGAATCAGGCTTATGTTCCTATCTGGGAACGCTACACGCTGACGATTGAAGAAGCTGCTAAATATTTCCGTATCGGTGAAAATAAGCTGCGTCGTTTAGCAGAAGAAAACAAGAATGCAGGCTGGCTGATTATGAACGGGAACAGGATTCAGATCAAGCGAAAGCAATTTGAAAAAGTGATAGATACATTAGATGTCATATAG
- a CDS encoding alpha/beta hydrolase — MNYKNPYEKLSGKLNNRKLVNAGFSEKTYDTGSVKLNYVVGPKNGPSLLLIPAQMGMWESYKKVLLPLSKIFQVYAIDVRGHGKSSWTPGHYSWKIIGEDIKIFIENVIKQKVIISGNSSGGIIALWCAANIPEYISGIILEDAPIFSAEMPRFKEQDKFVYNGLKHLVNQIGNIPDRDLANYFQNMEVPASDKRIKRIPNWFVSWLSRKIKKFQDKYPDSPVEIGFPDSLRLLIKSLSMFDPDFARAFVDGRFYDGIDHAEAFEKTKCPVLLIQADWKRYENYGLIGAFDDDDAHHAISLAPQIIYKKVSANHVIHTFKPKEYIKLLSEFREIVSDNSICNGE; from the coding sequence ATGAACTATAAAAATCCATACGAAAAATTGTCTGGAAAACTAAATAATCGAAAACTGGTAAATGCTGGTTTTTCAGAAAAAACTTATGATACAGGGAGCGTTAAGCTGAACTATGTGGTTGGTCCTAAAAATGGACCGAGTTTATTATTGATTCCTGCTCAAATGGGTATGTGGGAAAGTTATAAGAAAGTACTTTTGCCACTATCAAAAATTTTCCAAGTATATGCCATAGATGTGAGAGGTCATGGAAAGTCTTCTTGGACACCGGGGCATTATTCATGGAAAATTATTGGTGAGGACATAAAAATATTTATAGAAAATGTAATAAAACAAAAAGTTATTATTAGCGGAAATTCATCAGGTGGCATTATCGCTCTTTGGTGTGCTGCTAATATTCCTGAATATATTTCCGGAATTATTCTTGAGGACGCACCCATTTTTTCTGCTGAAATGCCACGATTTAAAGAACAAGATAAATTCGTATATAACGGGCTAAAGCACCTTGTTAATCAAATCGGAAATATACCAGATAGAGATTTAGCAAATTATTTTCAAAATATGGAAGTACCAGCTTCTGATAAGAGAATCAAAAGAATTCCAAATTGGTTTGTTAGTTGGTTATCACGAAAGATAAAGAAGTTTCAGGATAAATACCCTGATAGTCCGGTTGAAATTGGCTTCCCAGATAGCTTACGTTTGCTAATTAAATCATTGTCTATGTTTGACCCGGATTTTGCCAGAGCCTTTGTAGATGGCAGGTTTTATGATGGTATTGACCATGCAGAAGCTTTTGAAAAAACCAAATGCCCCGTACTGCTTATTCAAGCCGATTGGAAACGCTACGAAAATTACGGACTTATAGGAGCATTTGATGATGATGACGCTCATCATGCTATTTCCTTGGCTCCGCAAATAATATATAAAAAAGTTTCCGCTAATCATGTTATTCATACTTTCAAGCCAAAAGAGTATATTAAACTATTATCAGAATTTAGAGAAATTGTATCTGATAATTCTATATGTAATGGTGAGTGA
- a CDS encoding XRE family transcriptional regulator produces the protein MLLEKENHIEKIKETRLAYGISQSRLATGAGITRQYLSDIETGKVIPSKELEHVLFETLERFNPNSPLELIFDYVRIRFPTTDVRYVVEQILRLKLSYFLHEDYGFYSYSEHYALGDIFVLCSSELSKGVLVELKGRGCRQFEAYLLAQERSWYEFFMDALSAGGVMKRLDLAINDRTGILNIPMLTEKCRNEECISVFRSFKSYRSGELVRKDEKECMGNTLYIGSLQSEVYFCIYEKDYEQYRKNHIPIREAEVKNRFEIRLKNERAYYAVRDLLIFDNPEQTAFKIINRYIRFVDRDDNRPRCDWKLNDEWAWFIGNHRDRLKLTTKPEPYTYERTLNWLARQVAPTLKVALKLDEINQTQTVNTLLAHAKLTDKHKQILKQQSANIKNVIV, from the coding sequence ATTTTACTGGAGAAAGAAAATCATATCGAAAAGATAAAAGAAACACGATTGGCTTATGGTATTTCACAGAGCCGTCTGGCAACCGGAGCAGGTATTACAAGGCAGTATTTAAGTGATATTGAAACAGGGAAAGTCATACCGTCAAAGGAACTGGAACATGTACTCTTTGAAACCTTGGAACGGTTCAATCCTAACTCTCCGCTTGAGCTTATTTTTGACTATGTAAGGATTCGCTTTCCGACAACAGATGTCAGATATGTGGTAGAACAAATCCTGCGATTAAAGCTGTCCTATTTTCTTCATGAGGATTACGGCTTCTACTCCTATTCGGAGCATTACGCTTTAGGAGATATATTTGTTCTCTGTTCATCGGAGCTTAGTAAGGGTGTGCTGGTAGAACTAAAGGGACGTGGGTGCAGACAGTTTGAAGCCTATCTTCTGGCACAGGAGCGAAGCTGGTATGAATTTTTCATGGACGCCTTATCGGCTGGCGGTGTGATGAAGCGACTGGATTTAGCCATCAATGACAGAACCGGCATTTTGAATATTCCCATGCTTACCGAAAAATGCAGGAATGAGGAATGTATCTCCGTCTTTCGCAGTTTCAAAAGCTACCGAAGCGGTGAACTGGTACGCAAAGATGAAAAGGAATGTATGGGAAATACTCTCTATATTGGTTCTCTTCAAAGCGAAGTTTACTTTTGCATTTATGAAAAGGACTATGAGCAGTACAGGAAGAATCATATTCCCATCCGTGAAGCGGAAGTGAAAAACCGCTTTGAAATCCGTCTGAAAAATGAGCGTGCCTATTATGCCGTTCGTGACCTGCTTATCTTTGACAATCCGGAGCAGACCGCCTTTAAGATTATCAACCGCTATATCCGTTTTGTAGACAGGGATGATAACAGACCTCGCTGTGACTGGAAATTGAATGATGAATGGGCTTGGTTTATCGGCAATCACCGTGACCGCTTAAAACTCACGACAAAACCGGAACCCTATACCTATGAGCGAACGCTAAACTGGCTGGCTCGTCAGGTCGCTCCTACCTTAAAGGTGGCACTAAAGCTGGACGAAATCAATCAGACACAGACGGTAAATACTCTGCTTGCACATGCAAAGCTGACGGACAAGCATAAGCAGATTCTCAAACAACAGTCAGCAAATATCAAAAATGTCATTGTATGA
- a CDS encoding helix-turn-helix domain-containing protein, producing MKKNYPLVPFPLIVKAADGNSEAINQIIRHYRGYMTKRSLRLMKDEYGNQSMVVDEVLRGRMETRLITKILSFEIK from the coding sequence ATGAAGAAGAATTATCCTCTTGTTCCCTTTCCTCTCATTGTCAAAGCTGCTGACGGCAATTCAGAAGCAATCAATCAGATTATCCGGCACTATCGGGGATATATGACAAAACGCTCCCTGCGTCTGATGAAAGACGAATACGGAAACCAAAGCATGGTTGTTGATGAGGTTTTGCGTGGACGAATGGAAACAAGGCTGATTACAAAGATTCTGTCATTTGAAATCAAGTGA
- a CDS encoding conjugal transfer protein, producing MLLTEWLLCPICKSKTRIKLRKDTELRNFPLYCPKCKLETLVSIKEFKTTIIKEPDAKTQSR from the coding sequence ATGTTGCTAACAGAATGGTTGTTATGTCCTATATGTAAAAGTAAAACGAGGATAAAACTACGAAAAGATACCGAATTAAGGAATTTTCCTCTTTACTGTCCTAAGTGTAAATTAGAAACTTTAGTTAGTATAAAAGAGTTTAAAACCACAATCATTAAAGAGCCGGACGCAAAGACGCAGAGCCGATGA
- a CDS encoding sigma-70 family RNA polymerase sigma factor has product MKPSSFQTTIENQFDYICKQAMEDERKDYFKQLSRLAKHEVSFSEIGDYLVSQFATTDSYVTDFQIFMLNGISISIENDLLSEALRNLPSNKREILLLFYFMNMSDSEIADMLKVNRSTVYRHRTGGLAMMKKFMEEFEE; this is encoded by the coding sequence ATGAAACCGTCATCTTTTCAGACAACGATAGAAAACCAGTTTGACTACATCTGCAAGCAGGCTATGGAAGATGAACGAAAGGACTATTTCAAACAGCTTTCCAGACTGGCAAAACATGAAGTGTCCTTTTCGGAAATCGGCGATTATCTTGTCAGTCAGTTTGCCACAACAGACAGCTATGTAACGGACTTTCAGATTTTTATGCTGAACGGCATATCCATCAGCATTGAAAATGACCTGCTAAGCGAAGCACTGCGGAACTTGCCGAGCAACAAGCGTGAGATTCTGCTTCTGTTCTATTTTATGAATATGAGCGATTCGGAGATTGCAGACATGTTGAAAGTAAACCGTTCCACTGTTTACCGGCACAGAACCGGCGGACTTGCCATGATGAAGAAGTTTATGGAGGAATTTGAAGAATGA
- a CDS encoding conjugal transfer protein, with amino-acid sequence MKKIRSYTNIWSVEKVLYSINDFKLPFPITFTQMTWFVVSVFAVILLGNLPPLSFIDGAFLKYFGIPVVLTWFMSQKTFDGKKPYGFLKSVISFWFRPKLTYAGKTIHLRKNNMQEAITAVRSEYDEISH; translated from the coding sequence ATGAAAAAAATACGAAGCTATACCAATATCTGGTCGGTGGAAAAGGTGCTTTACTCTATCAATGACTTTAAGCTGCCTTTCCCTATCACCTTTACGCAAATGACATGGTTTGTGGTGTCTGTATTTGCAGTCATACTTCTTGGGAATCTTCCGCCACTGTCTTTTATTGATGGGGCATTCCTGAAATATTTTGGAATCCCGGTCGTCCTGACTTGGTTTATGAGCCAGAAAACATTCGACGGAAAAAAGCCTTACGGATTTTTGAAGTCGGTAATTTCCTTTTGGTTCAGACCGAAGCTGACTTATGCAGGCAAAACCATACATTTAAGAAAAAACAATATGCAGGAAGCAATTACAGCAGTCAGGAGTGAATACGATGAAATATCCCATTAA